A region from the Rufibacter sp. DG15C genome encodes:
- a CDS encoding DUF3943 domain-containing protein, with translation MALNPASFWVPDSVPMKLLFTLCLSLLSVTLLQAQVIEQDTIKPGRGTRDAQLKNIKDRKARLFKDSLGGTEPTNTVLLDTTLYNKYGDLLNDDPEYNYRQPLWKPTAQVLGINLAFMGFNRYVAKADYAYVSPTTWKHNLRSEPEWDTDEFGINFIGHPYQGTLYFNAARSQGYNYWQSLPFAVGGSLTWEYFGENTLPSYNDMIYTPINGAALGEILYRLSSNILDDRTTGRERVIREVAAGVINPIRGLNRLLQGKTAQVTNKEVYEKEPINITLFAGVHRQNVNQDDVFGAGGNKTMFNVQLDYGNPFEDQKRKPFDLFRVRAEFSRGAHDTISGIINNITGYGILFGRNSTVGKLDVLTGLFQYYDYWNTRNFDLGALGFGPGLFTRLPLSKQVNLYTNAHLGVIPLAGNSTRFAPDENGLRDYVYTTGLHGKIESTLSLGRHASASFVYYHYLLKTIEGLEGTNSIGIVRPRVTVQLFKNVSLGYEHFGYTTNRKLEQYATQRSVITDQKIFLQLFLEDRQRRGRYN, from the coding sequence ATGGCTTTAAACCCCGCTTCGTTCTGGGTGCCTGACTCCGTGCCTATGAAGCTCCTTTTCACCCTCTGCCTTAGCCTTTTGTCTGTGACCCTGTTGCAGGCGCAAGTGATAGAACAAGACACCATCAAGCCGGGCCGTGGCACCCGCGATGCGCAGTTAAAGAACATCAAGGACCGCAAAGCCCGTCTTTTCAAAGATTCTTTGGGCGGCACCGAGCCCACCAACACCGTGCTGCTGGACACCACGCTCTACAACAAGTACGGCGACCTGCTCAACGATGACCCCGAATACAACTACCGCCAACCCCTCTGGAAACCGACGGCCCAGGTCCTAGGCATCAACCTGGCCTTTATGGGCTTCAACCGCTACGTGGCCAAGGCAGACTACGCCTATGTGAGCCCTACTACTTGGAAACATAACCTGCGCTCAGAGCCAGAGTGGGACACAGACGAGTTCGGGATAAACTTCATTGGCCACCCGTACCAGGGGACGCTGTACTTCAATGCGGCCCGCTCGCAGGGCTACAACTACTGGCAGTCCCTGCCCTTCGCCGTGGGCGGAAGCCTGACCTGGGAATACTTCGGGGAGAATACCCTGCCGTCTTACAATGACATGATTTACACGCCCATCAACGGCGCTGCCCTGGGCGAGATTCTGTACCGCCTGAGCTCCAACATTCTGGATGACAGGACCACCGGCCGGGAGCGCGTGATACGTGAGGTGGCCGCCGGCGTCATCAACCCCATCAGGGGGCTGAACCGCCTGTTGCAGGGCAAAACGGCACAGGTGACCAACAAAGAGGTGTATGAGAAGGAGCCCATCAACATCACCCTTTTTGCGGGCGTGCACCGGCAGAACGTCAACCAGGACGATGTCTTTGGGGCGGGCGGCAATAAGACCATGTTCAACGTACAGTTGGACTACGGCAACCCATTTGAAGACCAGAAGCGCAAACCGTTTGACCTTTTCCGGGTACGCGCCGAATTTAGCCGGGGTGCCCATGATACCATCTCTGGCATCATCAACAATATCACGGGCTACGGCATCTTGTTTGGCCGCAACAGTACCGTAGGCAAGCTGGATGTATTGACCGGCCTTTTCCAATACTACGATTACTGGAACACCCGTAATTTTGACTTGGGCGCCCTAGGATTTGGACCAGGCCTGTTCACGCGTCTGCCTCTCAGCAAGCAAGTGAATTTGTACACCAACGCGCACCTGGGCGTGATTCCGTTGGCGGGTAACAGCACGCGGTTTGCGCCAGACGAGAACGGCCTGCGCGATTACGTCTACACCACGGGCCTCCACGGAAAAATAGAAAGCACCCTGAGCTTAGGCCGGCATGCCTCGGCGTCTTTTGTATACTATCATTATTTGCTAAAGACCATTGAAGGCTTGGAAGGGACCAACTCCATCGGTATTGTGCGGCCCAGGGTCACGGTGCAGTTGTTCAAGAACGTAAGCCTGGGCTATGAGCATTTCGGGTACACCACCAACCGCAAACTGGAGCAATACGCCACCCAGCGCTCCGTCATCACCGACCAGAAAATCTTCTTGCAACTGTTCCTGGAGGACAGGCAGCGCCGGGGCAGATATAACTAA
- the msrB gene encoding peptide-methionine (R)-S-oxide reductase MsrB codes for MLRWIDVLTYAKYSNPEPERRVEHTQEEWRHRLTPAQFHVLRERGTEPPYRNAYCKNYEPGDYACAGCGSLLFSATAKYHAISGWPSFTQPVFKAACSFLFDDSHHIQRVEVRCNNCDGHLGHVSPDGPAPAGLRFCLNSGSLVKLDIPPSE; via the coding sequence ATGCTTCGTTGGATAGATGTGCTCACATACGCCAAATACAGCAACCCGGAGCCTGAGCGCAGGGTAGAGCACACCCAGGAAGAATGGCGCCATCGCCTCACCCCTGCGCAGTTCCATGTCTTGCGGGAACGCGGCACTGAGCCTCCCTACCGGAACGCCTACTGCAAAAATTATGAGCCCGGTGATTATGCCTGCGCCGGCTGCGGCAGTCTGCTTTTCTCAGCCACTGCCAAGTACCACGCCATCTCAGGGTGGCCCAGCTTCACCCAACCCGTTTTCAAAGCCGCGTGCAGCTTTCTCTTTGACGACAGCCACCACATACAGCGCGTAGAGGTGCGGTGCAACAACTGTGACGGGCATCTGGGCCACGTCTCCCCAGACGGACCAGCCCCCGCGGGACTGAGGTTCTGCCTCAACTCAGGAAGTCTGGTAAAGCTTGACATTCCTCCTTCAGAATAG
- a CDS encoding PAS domain-containing sensor histidine kinase: MTFKNFEGRLLLRVAFLFVTLSLPVPVVLQGWSELLVFLVPLGLYQVYELVQFLKQAQEELKLFLEAVHYRDFSRYFSEKQAPVQLQQLRKGYNEINSTFLTINREKETQHQYLQKVLELVETGILSYDLDSGEVVMMNESFKRQLHIPYLKTIHSLAKRDQSFYEAVYGLQPGQTKIAVARTVSLEKGDVKMLLSATSFQNEGARYKLVAFQNVHEALDENESEAWQKLLNVMTHEIMNSIAPISSLADTLKNRLQDTKTHGATAHDLEDLEEGITTIKHRSLGLLKFAETYRNLSKITTLHLEKVLLKDLFSNLQRLLEPTLAQRGITLKVDLKDPAITLQADPNLLDQVLINLVMNAVEAVKEKPQPTITLTGYSNAEKKVVIKLTDNGIGMSEEVQEKIFIPFFTTKKTGSGIGLSLCKQIVLLHRGTIQVQSVEGMGTAFILRFG; this comes from the coding sequence ATGACATTTAAGAATTTTGAAGGGCGGCTCTTACTGCGCGTGGCGTTTCTGTTTGTCACGCTCAGTCTGCCGGTGCCGGTGGTCCTGCAAGGCTGGTCAGAGCTGCTGGTGTTTCTGGTGCCGCTGGGCCTCTACCAAGTATATGAATTGGTGCAATTCTTAAAACAGGCGCAAGAAGAACTAAAGCTGTTCCTGGAGGCGGTGCATTACCGTGATTTCTCCCGCTATTTCAGTGAGAAGCAAGCGCCCGTGCAGTTACAGCAACTGCGCAAAGGCTACAATGAAATCAACTCCACGTTCCTGACCATCAACCGCGAAAAGGAAACCCAACACCAATACCTGCAGAAGGTCCTGGAACTGGTGGAGACAGGCATTCTTTCCTATGATTTGGATTCTGGCGAAGTGGTCATGATGAACGAGTCGTTTAAAAGGCAGCTCCATATTCCCTACCTCAAAACCATCCACTCCTTGGCCAAGCGCGACCAGAGCTTTTATGAGGCGGTGTACGGTCTGCAGCCCGGGCAGACCAAGATTGCCGTGGCCCGCACCGTGAGTTTGGAGAAAGGCGATGTCAAAATGCTCCTCTCCGCTACTTCTTTTCAGAACGAGGGCGCCAGGTATAAACTAGTGGCCTTCCAGAACGTGCATGAGGCCTTGGACGAAAACGAGTCTGAGGCCTGGCAGAAGCTGTTGAACGTGATGACGCATGAGATAATGAATTCCATCGCGCCCATCTCCTCTTTAGCTGACACCCTTAAAAACCGCCTGCAGGACACCAAAACGCACGGAGCCACCGCCCATGATTTAGAGGACCTGGAAGAAGGCATTACTACCATCAAACACCGAAGTCTGGGTTTGTTGAAATTCGCGGAGACCTACCGCAACCTGAGCAAGATTACCACGCTGCATCTGGAAAAGGTACTGCTCAAAGACCTGTTCTCCAACCTGCAGCGGCTTTTGGAACCCACGTTGGCCCAGCGGGGCATTACCTTAAAAGTAGATTTAAAAGACCCCGCCATCACCCTTCAAGCTGACCCGAATCTCTTGGACCAGGTGCTCATCAACCTGGTCATGAACGCCGTGGAAGCTGTGAAAGAAAAGCCTCAACCCACCATCACGCTCACCGGCTACAGCAACGCAGAAAAGAAGGTGGTCATCAAACTCACCGACAACGGCATTGGCATGTCTGAGGAAGTGCAGGAGAAGATTTTCATTCCGTTCTTCACCACCAAAAAGACCGGCAGCGGGATTGGCCTGAGCTTGTGCAAGCAGATTGTCTTACTGCACCGCGGCACCATTCAGGTACAGTCTGTAGAAGGCATGGGCACCGCGTTTATTCTGCGGTTTGGGTAG
- a CDS encoding sigma-54 dependent transcriptional regulator, with amino-acid sequence MQLKKASVLVVDDDPDVLTAVKLLLRPQVKEIVTEKNPENLPALLRQHTFDAILLDMNFVSSINTGNEGLYWLKKIKQLGSEAAVIMITAYGEIDLAIRSLKEGAFDFVVKPWLNDKLIQTIQDGISNKSGNASSSTVKGSEVIGSELLGESEAMQDIFYKIKKVAPTDANILILGENGTGKELIAKAIHQHSLRADKPFVKVDVGALTESLFESELFGHKKGAFTDAKDDRMGRFEAANKGTIFLDEIGNISLHQQAKLLSVLQNRQIIRLGTNEPINIDVRLLCATNVSLAQLASEARFRKDLIYRINTVEIVVPPLRKRGNDIVLLAKHFAEFYANKYFKTTPELSKGALDKLKSYHFPGNVRELQYAIERAVIMADGPVLEARDMLFSPIESGAVEETAATETNLEEIEKATIIRVLEKHNGVLTKAAKELGITRTSLYRRLGKYDI; translated from the coding sequence ATGCAATTGAAGAAGGCTTCTGTATTGGTAGTGGATGATGACCCAGATGTGCTGACGGCGGTTAAGTTGCTACTGCGCCCGCAGGTGAAGGAGATTGTCACGGAGAAAAATCCTGAGAACCTGCCGGCCCTGCTCAGGCAGCACACCTTTGACGCCATCCTACTGGACATGAACTTTGTCTCTTCCATTAACACCGGCAATGAGGGACTGTACTGGCTTAAGAAGATAAAGCAATTGGGCAGTGAGGCCGCGGTCATTATGATTACTGCCTACGGCGAGATTGACCTGGCCATTCGGTCACTCAAAGAAGGGGCCTTTGATTTTGTGGTCAAGCCCTGGCTTAATGACAAGCTAATACAGACCATCCAGGACGGCATTAGCAACAAATCTGGCAACGCCTCCTCCTCTACCGTGAAAGGGTCCGAGGTCATTGGGTCTGAACTGCTGGGTGAGTCTGAAGCCATGCAGGACATCTTCTACAAAATCAAGAAAGTAGCGCCCACCGATGCCAACATCTTGATACTGGGGGAAAACGGCACCGGAAAGGAGCTCATCGCCAAGGCCATTCACCAGCACTCCCTGCGCGCCGACAAGCCCTTTGTTAAAGTAGACGTGGGCGCCTTGACCGAATCCTTGTTTGAGAGCGAGCTGTTCGGGCACAAGAAAGGCGCATTCACAGACGCCAAGGATGACCGCATGGGTAGGTTTGAAGCTGCCAACAAGGGTACCATTTTCTTAGATGAGATTGGCAACATCTCCCTACACCAGCAGGCCAAACTGCTGAGCGTACTGCAGAACAGGCAAATTATCCGGTTGGGTACCAATGAGCCCATCAACATTGACGTGCGCCTGCTCTGTGCCACCAACGTTTCCCTGGCGCAATTGGCAAGCGAGGCGCGCTTTAGAAAAGATTTGATTTACCGTATCAATACCGTGGAGATTGTGGTGCCGCCCTTGCGCAAGCGCGGTAATGACATTGTACTGCTGGCTAAGCACTTCGCTGAGTTCTATGCCAACAAGTACTTCAAGACCACGCCTGAACTTTCCAAAGGGGCGCTGGACAAGCTCAAAAGCTACCACTTCCCGGGGAATGTGCGCGAGTTGCAGTACGCCATTGAACGTGCCGTAATTATGGCAGACGGGCCAGTGCTGGAAGCCAGGGACATGCTCTTCTCCCCTATTGAGTCGGGCGCCGTGGAGGAAACTGCCGCCACTGAGACCAATTTGGAGGAAATAGAAAAAGCTACCATCATCCGCGTGCTTGAAAAGCACAACGGCGTGCTCACCAAGGCCGCTAAGGAACTGGGCATCACCCGCACATCGCTCTACAGACGCTTAGGCAAGTATGACATTTAA
- a CDS encoding ABC transporter ATP-binding protein, protein MIQISNLEKVYRTDEMHTTALNKLTITVKEGEFVAVMGPSGCGKSTLLNMLGLLDEPDAGSFQFNGTEVTQLNEKQRSTLRKQNIGFVFQSFNLIDELTVFENVELPLIYMGVKPAERQKRVEEVLEKVKIKHRQNHYPQQLSGGQQQRVAVARAVVNNPHLILADEPTGNLDSSNGNEVMELLTELNTQGTTIIMVTHSEHDAHYSHRVIRMLDGQTVLSNVLAQA, encoded by the coding sequence ATGATACAGATTTCTAACTTAGAGAAAGTATATCGCACCGATGAGATGCACACCACCGCTTTAAACAAACTGACCATTACCGTGAAGGAAGGCGAGTTTGTGGCCGTGATGGGCCCCTCGGGTTGCGGAAAGTCCACCTTGCTGAACATGCTGGGCTTGCTGGACGAGCCAGACGCCGGCAGTTTCCAGTTCAACGGCACCGAGGTCACCCAACTCAATGAAAAGCAACGCTCCACCTTGCGCAAGCAGAACATCGGCTTCGTGTTCCAAAGCTTCAACCTGATAGACGAGCTGACCGTGTTTGAGAACGTAGAGCTGCCTTTGATTTATATGGGCGTAAAACCAGCTGAACGCCAGAAGCGCGTGGAAGAGGTGCTGGAGAAAGTGAAAATCAAGCACCGCCAGAACCATTACCCGCAGCAACTGTCGGGTGGGCAACAGCAGCGTGTGGCGGTGGCTAGGGCCGTAGTCAATAACCCGCATTTGATTCTGGCAGATGAGCCCACCGGGAACCTGGACTCCTCCAACGGCAACGAGGTCATGGAACTGCTCACCGAGCTCAACACCCAGGGCACTACCATCATCATGGTGACCCACTCAGAGCATGACGCCCACTACAGCCACCGGGTCATTAGAATGCTGGACGGCCAGACTGTCCTGTCAAATGTGCTGGCGCAGGCCTAA
- a CDS encoding ABC transporter permease, translating into MFKNYFKVAYRGLIRHKGFSITNIAGLALGLTACLLIGLFVYDELQYDKFVPEGDRVYRVYNFANLEETNDQIASVPPMFGTTLQQSFPEVETSVRVLMQQWDGQALIEAGNKRIYEKGGLDSDPTFFEVFPLTFVYGSPEKALDDPSSVVISDKFSEKVFGNADPVGKKVMIDKETYLVKGVFQSNSKFHLPINYIRNMERFKFPAERMNSWGWQQFYTYIKLKEGADPDALLAKFRAVTKKQLDPETNKPEDYLPDFQPLQKVHLYSAAFKFDQSNRGNITYVKALSIIAVFILLIACFNFVNLATAKSLQRAKEVGVRKTIGASRTQLMFQFLAETLLITLISVIVAAALTSLFLPALNDFTEKEMTFNIFTSPGLLLLLLALVLVVGVLAGLYPAMVLSGFKPVNVLKGAVVSDGGPGKIPWLRHGLIVLQFSLSIFLIICALVVYQQVSFLHNKDLGFNKDQIMFFPMRGDNMYKNYETFKNELAKSPTVASVSIGYGFPGDATAGDGIEVIKDGERQHHGVAQLMVDHDYIKTLGLKLVAGRGFSKDMPTDKDQAFMLNETAVKELGLGTPEQAIGQRLEWKMWLDKDTIKKGQVIGVVKDFHFKSLFDKMDPTVLQIFPGANWKVAVKLKGQNVAAGIGHVKTVWNQFSPEYPIEYKFMDDNFEAMYKAEDKLKSLLWIFTGMAIFVGCLGLFGLAAYAAERRKKEIGIRKILGAETSSIVTLLAKDFLKLVLIAAVFAFPVAWYAMSVWLKDFAYRIDIPIWVFFVAGILACVVAFVTVSFQALKAATANPVKNLRMD; encoded by the coding sequence ATGTTCAAGAACTACTTTAAAGTCGCGTACAGAGGCCTTATCAGGCATAAGGGCTTTAGCATTACCAACATTGCCGGCCTGGCGCTGGGCTTGACCGCCTGTCTGCTCATTGGCTTGTTTGTGTATGATGAGTTGCAGTATGACAAGTTTGTGCCCGAAGGCGACAGGGTCTACCGCGTCTACAACTTCGCCAACCTGGAGGAGACCAATGACCAGATTGCAAGCGTACCGCCTATGTTTGGGACCACCCTGCAGCAGAGCTTTCCGGAGGTGGAGACCAGTGTGCGCGTTCTCATGCAGCAATGGGACGGCCAGGCGCTCATAGAGGCGGGCAACAAGCGTATCTATGAAAAAGGCGGCCTGGACTCAGACCCTACCTTCTTTGAGGTGTTCCCGCTCACGTTTGTGTACGGCTCCCCGGAGAAGGCCCTGGATGACCCATCGTCGGTGGTGATATCAGACAAGTTCTCTGAGAAGGTGTTCGGGAACGCAGACCCGGTAGGCAAGAAGGTCATGATTGACAAGGAGACATACCTGGTGAAGGGCGTTTTCCAGAGCAACTCCAAGTTCCATTTGCCCATCAACTACATCCGGAACATGGAGCGGTTCAAATTCCCGGCGGAGCGCATGAACAGCTGGGGCTGGCAGCAGTTTTACACCTACATTAAACTGAAGGAAGGCGCTGACCCAGACGCCTTGCTGGCCAAGTTCAGGGCGGTGACCAAAAAGCAGCTAGACCCAGAGACCAACAAACCAGAGGATTACCTGCCGGATTTTCAGCCGCTCCAGAAGGTTCACCTGTACTCTGCCGCCTTTAAGTTTGACCAGTCCAACAGAGGGAACATCACCTACGTGAAGGCCTTGAGCATCATTGCGGTCTTCATCCTCTTGATTGCCTGCTTCAACTTCGTAAACCTGGCCACGGCCAAGTCCTTGCAACGAGCCAAGGAGGTGGGCGTGCGTAAAACCATCGGCGCAAGCCGCACCCAACTCATGTTCCAGTTTCTGGCGGAGACCCTGTTGATTACCCTTATCAGCGTGATAGTGGCCGCGGCGCTTACGTCTTTGTTCTTGCCGGCGCTCAATGACTTCACAGAGAAGGAGATGACGTTCAATATATTCACCAGCCCTGGGCTGCTGCTGTTGCTACTGGCTTTGGTCTTAGTGGTGGGCGTGCTGGCGGGGCTGTACCCGGCCATGGTACTGTCTGGCTTTAAACCGGTGAACGTCCTGAAGGGCGCGGTGGTGAGCGACGGCGGGCCGGGCAAGATTCCGTGGTTGCGCCATGGCCTCATTGTCCTGCAGTTCTCGCTTTCCATCTTCCTGATAATCTGCGCGCTGGTGGTGTACCAGCAGGTGAGTTTCCTGCACAACAAGGACCTGGGCTTCAACAAAGACCAAATCATGTTCTTCCCGATGCGTGGCGACAACATGTACAAGAACTATGAGACGTTTAAGAATGAATTGGCCAAATCGCCTACCGTGGCCAGCGTGTCCATCGGCTATGGCTTCCCGGGCGATGCCACGGCCGGAGACGGCATAGAGGTCATTAAAGACGGCGAGCGCCAGCACCACGGGGTGGCCCAGCTGATGGTGGACCATGACTACATAAAGACGCTGGGCCTGAAACTGGTGGCCGGCCGAGGCTTCTCCAAAGACATGCCCACGGACAAGGACCAAGCCTTCATGCTGAACGAGACCGCCGTGAAGGAGCTGGGGCTGGGCACGCCCGAGCAGGCCATTGGCCAAAGACTGGAGTGGAAGATGTGGCTAGACAAGGACACCATCAAAAAAGGCCAGGTGATTGGCGTGGTGAAGGACTTCCATTTCAAGAGCCTCTTTGACAAGATGGACCCTACGGTGCTGCAGATTTTCCCGGGGGCCAACTGGAAGGTGGCCGTGAAGCTGAAGGGACAGAACGTGGCCGCGGGCATTGGCCACGTGAAAACCGTCTGGAACCAGTTTTCCCCTGAATACCCCATTGAGTACAAGTTCATGGACGACAACTTTGAGGCCATGTACAAAGCCGAAGACAAGCTCAAGTCCCTGCTCTGGATTTTCACGGGCATGGCCATTTTTGTGGGCTGTCTGGGCTTGTTCGGGTTGGCTGCGTACGCGGCCGAGCGGCGCAAGAAAGAAATTGGCATTAGAAAGATTCTGGGCGCCGAGACCTCTTCCATCGTCACTTTACTGGCCAAGGACTTCCTGAAGCTTGTGTTGATTGCGGCGGTGTTCGCCTTCCCGGTGGCCTGGTACGCCATGAGCGTCTGGCTCAAGGACTTCGCCTACCGCATTGACATTCCCATCTGGGTGTTCTTCGTGGCCGGGATTCTGGCTTGTGTGGTGGCCTTTGTGACGGTGAGCTTCCAGGCCCTGAAGGCGGCCACGGCCAACCCGGTCAAAAACCTGCGCATGGATTGA
- a CDS encoding BlaI/MecI/CopY family transcriptional regulator has protein sequence MQKLGKREEQIMQVVWQLGKAFIKDIIDGLPEPKPHYNTVATMVKILTEKGFLQAEKLGNTFQYSPKVLLADYRQQDMASIKKKYFGNSFANMLTHFAKEENLSDKELDELIQLIKSKKSN, from the coding sequence ATGCAGAAATTAGGGAAACGAGAAGAGCAGATTATGCAGGTTGTATGGCAGCTGGGAAAGGCCTTTATCAAGGACATCATAGACGGCCTGCCAGAACCTAAACCGCACTACAACACTGTGGCCACCATGGTGAAAATCTTAACCGAAAAGGGATTTTTGCAGGCCGAGAAACTGGGCAACACCTTTCAATACAGCCCCAAGGTTCTCCTAGCCGACTACCGCCAGCAGGACATGGCCAGCATCAAGAAAAAGTACTTCGGGAATTCTTTCGCCAACATGCTCACGCACTTTGCCAAGGAAGAGAACCTGTCTGACAAGGAGCTGGACGAGCTTATTCAATTGATTAAGTCAAAGAAATCAAACTAA
- a CDS encoding M56 family metallopeptidase, with amino-acid sequence MMEYLLKVSLVMAVGFLFYKLVLQQESFFATNRFYLLCCLVLAFAFPFVNMPQLVKNQGVVSSLFQEKETVTETTPGVASTSVERLRVQTVEPAASVASQSVTAQEPASSGSSMVAETEKASAAAETSVLEGRSWGFWLAMFYVFGVAIFCLNLLFQLVATLWKVYRSHDKVEDGDYVIINTAKPQAPCSFFKYIFIHPDSYDFDTYEQIIAHEKIHVRLGHTLDLLLAELAVVVLWFNPLAWLYKREVEKNIEYQTDAILLGQEQVSPDSYQMSLLQIACPQKPLSITTNYNQSLLKQRICMMNAKKSTPHAFWKYAFLAPLFFGTLLVLNEPATSHTMPLPTLTVQEILPETPAAKKESVPVVPAPKPAPQAASVAPNAVQTTPKSAAKTKAAQQQEPSRRNNNFSINNTGGSVDMSEGYWYGHTTAKEYCVELKGNKSTSTWNMSRCFDKSLIKKTGADVFIMTREAGTQQFNGKLDEEVSQGKYTFTPNNSFVSYLNKQDINTKDTNQNLLFFLFLGDVSKDYVGYLKSNYGEVSGRKLEELAIHGVTMDQFKQFVTLFQKHNNSKPSISEVIEARIHGISENYVKELQALGYKDVPLRKMMEAKIHGVSSQYVEGLKQAGYTNLSLDKVISAKIHGVTTERIKELKAIGGADLTLDKAIEMRIHGVTADYIKDLSNAGYSNLTLSKITEAKIHGVNSATIKALNSYGFKNLSINQVINAKIHGVNGDFLQGLEKEGFKNLSIDKAVEAKIHGVTGDFIKEARKDGYNLKSLDEYINVKIMGYRRANRDRSE; translated from the coding sequence ATGATGGAATATCTGTTGAAAGTTTCCTTGGTGATGGCCGTGGGCTTTCTGTTTTACAAGCTGGTCTTGCAACAGGAAAGCTTCTTTGCCACCAACCGGTTCTACCTGCTGTGCTGCCTGGTACTGGCCTTTGCGTTTCCGTTTGTGAACATGCCCCAGCTGGTCAAAAACCAGGGCGTTGTCTCCTCTCTGTTCCAGGAGAAGGAAACCGTGACGGAAACCACGCCTGGCGTGGCCAGTACGTCAGTAGAAAGGCTTCGGGTCCAGACAGTGGAGCCCGCTGCCTCTGTGGCTTCCCAAAGCGTGACGGCGCAGGAGCCTGCTAGTTCGGGTTCTTCCATGGTGGCAGAGACGGAGAAAGCCTCTGCAGCAGCGGAAACGTCGGTGCTGGAGGGTAGAAGCTGGGGATTCTGGCTGGCTATGTTCTATGTGTTCGGCGTGGCCATTTTCTGCCTCAACCTGCTGTTCCAACTGGTGGCCACCCTCTGGAAGGTCTACCGAAGCCATGACAAGGTGGAGGACGGCGATTACGTCATCATCAATACCGCTAAACCGCAGGCGCCCTGCTCTTTCTTTAAATACATCTTCATCCACCCAGACTCTTATGATTTTGACACCTATGAGCAAATCATAGCGCATGAGAAAATCCACGTGCGTTTGGGTCACACCCTGGACTTGCTGCTCGCCGAACTGGCCGTGGTGGTCCTGTGGTTCAACCCGCTGGCCTGGCTCTATAAGCGCGAAGTGGAGAAGAACATTGAGTACCAGACAGACGCCATCCTGCTGGGCCAGGAGCAAGTGAGCCCCGACAGCTACCAGATGAGCCTCCTGCAGATTGCCTGCCCCCAGAAACCCCTGAGCATTACCACCAACTATAACCAGTCCCTGTTAAAGCAACGAATTTGTATGATGAACGCTAAGAAATCCACCCCGCACGCCTTCTGGAAGTACGCCTTCCTGGCCCCGCTGTTCTTCGGGACGCTGTTGGTCTTGAATGAGCCCGCCACCAGCCACACCATGCCGCTGCCAACCTTGACCGTGCAGGAGATACTCCCAGAAACACCGGCCGCCAAGAAAGAGAGCGTGCCAGTGGTGCCTGCCCCTAAACCCGCACCGCAAGCCGCTTCGGTTGCGCCAAACGCAGTGCAAACCACGCCGAAGTCTGCTGCCAAAACCAAAGCAGCGCAGCAACAGGAGCCCAGCCGCCGCAACAACAATTTCTCCATCAACAACACCGGCGGCTCAGTGGACATGTCTGAGGGCTACTGGTACGGCCACACCACAGCCAAAGAGTACTGTGTGGAGCTGAAGGGCAACAAGTCTACCTCTACCTGGAACATGTCCCGCTGCTTTGACAAAAGCCTGATTAAGAAAACTGGTGCCGATGTATTTATCATGACCAGAGAGGCCGGCACCCAGCAGTTCAACGGCAAGCTGGACGAAGAGGTGAGCCAGGGCAAATACACCTTCACGCCCAACAACTCTTTTGTGAGCTACCTCAACAAGCAGGACATCAACACCAAGGACACCAACCAGAACCTGTTGTTCTTCCTGTTCCTGGGGGATGTGAGCAAAGACTACGTGGGCTACCTGAAATCCAACTACGGCGAGGTGAGCGGCCGGAAACTAGAGGAGCTGGCCATCCATGGCGTGACCATGGACCAGTTCAAGCAGTTTGTGACGCTGTTCCAGAAGCACAACAACTCCAAGCCATCCATCTCTGAGGTGATTGAGGCCAGAATCCATGGCATCTCTGAGAATTACGTGAAAGAGCTGCAGGCGCTGGGCTACAAAGACGTGCCTTTAAGAAAGATGATGGAGGCCAAAATCCATGGCGTGTCCAGCCAGTATGTGGAAGGGTTGAAACAGGCCGGCTATACGAATCTGTCTCTGGACAAAGTCATCAGCGCGAAAATCCACGGCGTGACGACCGAGCGGATTAAGGAGTTGAAAGCCATTGGCGGGGCAGACCTGACTCTGGACAAAGCCATTGAAATGCGGATTCACGGTGTGACGGCAGATTACATCAAAGATTTAAGCAACGCCGGCTACAGCAACCTCACCTTGAGCAAAATCACCGAAGCCAAGATTCACGGCGTCAACTCTGCAACCATCAAAGCCTTGAACAGCTATGGTTTTAAAAATCTGTCCATTAACCAAGTCATCAATGCCAAGATACACGGCGTGAACGGAGACTTCTTACAGGGCCTTGAGAAAGAGGGTTTCAAGAACCTGAGCATTGACAAAGCCGTGGAAGCCAAGATTCACGGCGTGACCGGTGACTTCATCAAGGAGGCCCGCAAAGACGGCTACAACCTGAAGTCTTTGGACGAGTACATCAACGTGAAAATAATGGGCTATAGAAGAGCCAACAGAGACCGCTCAGAATAG